The window GATCCttttatatgatgaggatcaagaaattTTAGGTCTAATCTTTTTATATGATGAGAATCAAGGaattttgggtttgatttttttatatgatgaggatTAAGGAACTTCGGGTCTTGGTATATACTCATCATAATAAAATGTGGTACAATATGTAAATTAAAGCAGATGGCGGTATTTCCAActattatacacacacacacacacacacacacacacacacatcattcacataaatatcaaaaCTTAAAGATGGCAATTGTTATTATAAGAAGGGTGACAATGTTGCGCCATTGGTTCGCGAGTGCGCGCGcgcacatacatacatacatatatatatatatgaagggtGAAGGTGATCAATCCGTcgcatatatattataatatattatatatgatggatgattaTAAAGCACCAATCACAATAATAATAGAATTAAtaataacaagaaaaaaagtaaatattaaCTTACTgtactttcctttttctttttaactgtGGCCATGTATCAACGGTAGCGTCTGAAAATTATAGGAAGATCTAACCGTTAGATCTGACCCAAATTTAGTATGGCATGGATAAGAAGGTAATGAACAACTTCAATGAAGAAAGTGTTTGCATCCGAGGTAACAAAGTTGAAGTTTAAAAGCCATTACCATGGCTGCCAGTTTTTCTGCGAATTTCAGGTTTATAGTTGTATTTCTAATATCTTTAATGAATTAGCCGTTGGATCTTTTTagaattttgatatattatggaagAGAGGATAAGGAATAACTTATATGaaggaaaactttatatttGAGCATAGTAagttagagtttcaaagcttgtaacatgattattggttttttttttctttttttttttttttgcaaatttaaaGTATGTACCCATTTTGCTTCTGCAAAGAATGATATGCAATCATATAACAAGATATAGATTCGCTTTAAGAAAATTAGTCATATAGAGATATAAGGATAAAACGAGAAGATTTTCTTATCTATCAGATTCTAGCAGCAGAAGTGGGAGGTAGGTAGTGCTTCATCAGATTTACGACGTTGTACTTTCCACTGACACATGAGTTTCtcgtgttgataacgtgttgtgaaATTGGAGATATGTGTGTAATGGAATAAAGTACGTaagacaaaatatttacaaggtTCGGAAAGTGTGCCTACATCTTCAGGGCAGCAATAGTACTTTCTTTCATTATCTGGAATAATAGGAGTATAATGATAACTTCactattttctctcttctccctaGCCTTATCGCTTATTGATACACttctctcctttcttttctcttctctctcccttctttcttcttctcttcctcattttcttcttttgttgttAGTGGCCTTGGCCTTCATTATATAGGCAAATGAATAAGTAAATGACAACATtacttacacatgcatgatATTATTGCTTACACAGGCATGATATCATTGCTTGCATAGATATTATGTCATCCAGTTAAACCAAATAATGGACATCCATAGTTACAACATATCTAagattattagtttattaagtATTTAAATTATTACGGATCTACTGTGCTTCCTTTCAGTATGAATGATTGTACAACTTCCAAAAAGGAATATGTCAAAACAGAaattgaaaataagtagttaaATATTAAGACTTTCATAGTAAGAGTGCAAGACTAAAACATTGAGTACTTTAGATTCCTAAAGATAAATTGCACGTCAATTGTCTTAATTCAAATTCAGAATTACTATGGTATTTCCACTTTTCTAAGGGTCTTGTGTTCTGAATTGGAAAATGCTGAGTAAAAACAGTACAAATAAAAACTTTGATAAATTAATTGCTAGTCTTGAATGGCCTGTATACCTTGAGACTGTCAATCACACCAGTAACTGAGCCAGCTGCAGCAGATAGGGCAATTATAAGGACACAGAGACTTAGAGTTTGGAGGCACATCCATCTTGTGCTCCACATTGGTATCTTCTTTTGAGCAATATACATCTCCACAGGGAAGTAAACTGTGAGTGGCCAAAACCCTAAGGCCCCGAGAAATCCAACAATGTTGTTAAAGAACGGAAGGATCATGGAGATCACGGTGGTTAGAATAACAAAAATTGTCCTCCAAACCAATCTGAACAGGTTAAGGGTGTAGTAACTGAAGCCTGGGATCAGGATTTTGATGTCTTTTGTGACGAATTGGCtatttgggaaattttttgTAGCTGTTTTTTCGACCAATGCGAAAATGGGTTGGGCAAAAACTTGATATGCACCAACAAGGTGGATCACAATGGCGGCGTTGGCTATGTCGATAAGCCAAAATGGGTTAGAGAAGCCTTTGCCAGTGAGAAGGTTTCCAGGGGCTAAGTCTCCAAAAGCAGCGTAGCCCATGCAGCCACATAGAATGTAGAAAATGGATGTCACTGTCAAGCTAAGTCGGGTGGCCTTCTTCATTGTCTTGGTTTCAGATGGTGGAGATTTAACTGTGTCCTGTAACATTTTATATGGTTGGATTAAGTGCTCGAATCGCCACGAAAAGTATAGCATtgttaaatttaatttgaagaAGATATAAACCTGAATTTCAATGAGGATGATTGAGTAAGAGTAGGCAAAAGCTATGTTTCCAAGTGCTTGGAAGGTCCTCCACATCTTTTGGGCAGGAGTCACAATCCCAAGGCTTATTCCAGTCCTACTTCCATtgattttttcattttctgGTATTaactccaaacaaaaaaaaaaaaaaaaaaaaaaaacacaaaaaaaacgaaaaaaaaaacaaaaaaaaaaaaaaggaaaaaagctTGAATTAAATTTACCAGAACCTTTTCAATCCTAAAAACCAAGTTCAAATTGAGGCATCGTTCTCTTGACATCTGGTCgcctagaatttttttttcatcttttatcAAGTGGCCTAGGAATTATGGTAACTCAACTTTGAATTTGATATTAAGggtaaagaatgaatgaagatCACTATAATGTATTGATCTCAACTTTTGATATCAAATCTAAATGTGAGTGACCATATATTTTTTAGTCATCTAAGCACAGAATAACAATTATCCACTCAAAATAGTAGTAATAAATGTAACTATTTTTACCAGCAACTTTAGCAATTCCAAGGGCAAGTCCAATTCCTGAGTAAGTGAAGGACAAGACTGCAGCAACAACGGAGAGCCAGGACAACTTATCAAAGTTTGGAATTTGAGACAATATAATTTCTGAGGTTCCAAAAGCTATCATATAGGGATTGTAGTTGATATGACATGGATCTTTTCCACCACTATTGTGGAAGCAATTAGACCTCTTTATTGCCCTATTTcatcaacacaaaaaaaaaaaaaaaaaaaaaaggggaggaACCATTAGCCCAAAAAGATATTTATAAAATACCTTACATAATGTATGCTCAAGCATCACGAAATTCTTAATTCAGTTTATACACTCAACGCTTACATCATGCTTATAGATGCTGCTACAGTATAGCCAATAGTAATTCCAAAAAGGTTCAATTGCTGAACAAATCCACACATTTTGACCTGAAATTCACCTGAGAAAttgaaattaacagaaaaaagaTTAGCTATTGACCTTttgaaaaaaggaaaggaaaaaaaaaaaaaaaaaaaacatttgtttgTATGTCCAAAAGATCAAAGTATGAGGCATAATTCACCAAGGTTGGATTGAACGGCATCGGAGTAACTGTAGTTTCTCTTTCCAGTGACGGGATCACGATAGCAAGAAGCCAGAAGAGTTGAAGTGTAGTAAGTGATGAAGGAGAAGATGGCCATCGCAGCAGGACCAGCAATCCATCCAAGCTGAGCTATGGCCCAAGCCAATGACAGAACTCCAGACCCAATTACAGCAGTAATTATGTGTGAACTTGCAGTCCAAACAGTTCCTTGTCCCAAAACCAAcacacatgaaaaaaaaaaaaaaaaaaaatgactaacaATTCAACATGCTTAGCAGTCTCAAGGAGAGAAAGTATATAATTTACCGGTTCGTTTGGGACGGCCATCGTCATCAATGTACTTGGAGCCTCCATTCACATTGAGTGAGACATCAAAAATTGGGTTGTGATGAAGCTGCAGCTGGTTCCTTGTGGCAGTGTTTTCACTCATCTTTTTTCATTACAATAGAGAAAGAGACCAACtcattaattagggttttgcttAAAATGCAAGTCAAAACGATTCTCTAGTGTTCTATATATTCAAATAATCTCAATTTTCCAATGCAATCTATGAAAACGATTCTTTAGTGTTCTTCTCACATAAACACAAATGATTTAATATTTGATAAAATTGATACTAACCAATATGCTATTTGTTGACTACATTATTGATTACATGTAGAACTGTTATCCAATTATCATACCACATTTGTTGACTACATTCATGTATTctatttaaaaagaaatttaattacCAAACAATTTTTGGTAATGCCGCTCTGTTGGCACATCATGTTAATAAGACGATAACTTATCAATATATTATAAAACACGAGTCACTAACACTGCGTGATGACTCAACGTTCGCACTAAAAATTCCTCTACTTTAACCATTCAAGAGAAGCCTTTAGTAACTGtaccaaataaattaaatttactgCTCATATCAACAATTTTAAGATTAAGAGAATTCACTCATGTGCCGAAGTTCCTCCGTTCGACTCCCATTTCCTATTATCACTTATAAGAGGAAAAAATAAGGGGTCTTGTATCACAATATATGAGATTATGAACCTCTCAGTGCTAAGTGCCAACTCATTTTTAATCCCAAGCTTTGAAAATCTATCCCAAACTTTGATTAGTAGCTCACCAAATTACTCTCTCACTACTCTCCTCAACACTAATAGGGTAATTTCTAATTAACTACTTGTACACAATTTTTTTCactaaaagtaatcaaagaTTCGCACATCAAGAGTCAACATATCGTATAAATATTGCAAATTTAAGACCAAAAAGGAGAAAGCAAAGATCATTACAATATTCATGAATATGCACACAGATGTAACATATGGTGTTTCCAAATTACAAATCATAAGTTATgtgttcaccaaaaaaaaaaaaaaaaaaaaaaaatatcccaaATCTTAAGTTATATTCACATATAACAATCTGAGACAAGTATTGACGGATTTAAAAGGTAAAAGTTTATCAACACAAAGCATTCTAAAAAGACTAGCTTACAGAGAGAAAATttctaataaaattaaaagcattaaacaaaatgttttgaagtcccttaccGCATTCCacccttcttcctcctctctgGAAAGTTTTTGTGTGTTGAGATTGAAACTACATACAGAAACTCTTATCAGTATAAATAGGGGGATGAGTATTAGTTTGTCGTTTTGGTCCTCTGGCTATTCAGTTAACTTTCCATGTATAGTAGAAATCCTATCctaaaaaattaacattttattcTCTTTATTCGACACCTTTGAGTATAAAATTCTTACCTGTAAGGCTTCCGAAAGGGAATACGGTTGTTGTACAATtcacataatttacataatTCCCATAAACAGGGAAAACATATATCCAATATTTATATCAAATGTTATCTGAGTGATCACGGTTGGCGTCCAGAACCAAAGAACTTGGAGTCTATTATTAATCAGTGTCCTGAAAGTGGAATCGCCATTGCAATTGGCCAAATAGGTTGAATGATTGACTGTACGAGAGTGTCAGTACTAAATATTATTAGTAGAAAGGTTGAGCGAATAATCGCTCAAAAACTAatattgactttttttttttaagaaaaaaaaataatattgactTTTAATTGAATTCTTCTTAGTACTACACTAATTTCAATCAGTCACTTTGTACTACGttttaaaggttttttttttttttgcacttttaATTGAGAAATCTTTGGTTCGaatcttgtaaataaaattttctatactaatttatttctccgcctttaatataaatatatcattgtaataaaaaataaaaaaactgtttcttttacttttatatTTGTTCAACCAAGTACTCTTTTGTTAAACCAATTGCCATATTACATAAAGATCATTTATCATGCAATAATATCTCGATTGCCCCTTATTCTAATCAAACGTATTGCTACCACTTAACATTACGGtgtagtggtattcttcttcacttgtaagtaagaagtcTTGGATTGGATTATTGCccaagacgaatttgaaccacgttaATGCTAACCCATTGAGAGGTTTAGCCCACTCAtcacccctttagtgtagataatatcctttgttcaaaaacaaaatcaaacgtATTGCTTGTATATTTTgtcttttaaaaacaaaaaggttttATCACAAACGATCTCTTATATTTTTCCAAGTCATTAGTttggttttttatatttaaaactcaTCAATTTGGTCCTTCATCTATAAAACCACTCATTATTTCCACCCATTCCGTTAGGTTACATCAAAAACTTTGTTAGTGTACTTAGTGATGCCATATGTATATGTACAATATTTTTTGGAGCATACTTATgggactttgttatcttatttctctATATTTACTTTGTTAGATTCCATTAACCGTAgcgttttatttttattttttgtttgtagatCTGACTAAGCAAAGTTGAAAATTGAAGGTTAAAAGagcaaaaacacaaattggactTGGATGGCTGGGTACGGCATGCATTAACATTGGAGCTAGACGTTTTAGAGCTCATTAAAGTGTGAAATATGTGCATTAATTTGGAGGATAGAGGTCTAAATCAAG of the Pyrus communis chromosome 1, drPyrComm1.1, whole genome shotgun sequence genome contains:
- the LOC137716125 gene encoding amino acid permease 3-like encodes the protein MSENTATRNQLQLHHNPIFDVSLNVNGGSKYIDDDGRPKRTGTVWTASSHIITAVIGSGVLSLAWAIAQLGWIAGPAAMAIFSFITYYTSTLLASCYRDPVTGKRNYSYSDAVQSNLGEFQVKMCGFVQQLNLFGITIGYTVAASISMMAIKRSNCFHNSGGKDPCHINYNPYMIAFGTSEIILSQIPNFDKLSWLSVVAAVLSFTYSGIGLALGIAKVAENEKINGSRTGISLGIVTPAQKMWRTFQALGNIAFAYSYSIILIEIQDTVKSPPSETKTMKKATRLSLTVTSIFYILCGCMGYAAFGDLAPGNLLTGKGFSNPFWLIDIANAAIVIHLVGAYQVFAQPIFALVEKTATKNFPNSQFVTKDIKILIPGFSYYTLNLFRLVWRTIFVILTTVISMILPFFNNIVGFLGALGFWPLTVYFPVEMYIAQKKIPMWSTRWMCLQTLSLCVLIIALSAAAGSVTGVIDSLKVYRPFKTSN